DNA sequence from the Acidobacteriota bacterium genome:
TGCCGGTCCGTCCCCCAACACCACCAGGCTGGCATGCTCGTGGGGTTGGGAAAGCCGCGCCACCGCCTCGGCGGCGAGGTGAAAGCGTTTGTGCTCGTCCACCGCGCCCGCAGCCAGGACGATGGGCCGCGAGAGCCCCAGCTCTGCCACCGCCGGCGCCGGGGGAACCCCCGGTTGGAAGAGCTGGAGATCGACGCCGTGGGGAATCACCTGGATCGCGGCCCGGGGCGCCCGCTCCCGGATCATCGCCGCCGCGGCGTCGGTGAAGCACACCACCCGATCCGGATGCTGACGGGCGAAGGCTCCTTCCCAGCGCGGGCTGTTGCCGTGGGCGATGTCGACGAAGGGAATCCCCTTGAGCCGCCGCAGCAGCCGGCACAGCCAGGCCCCCACCAGCCCCCCCTCCATGATCACCACGTCGTAGCCGCCACGCCAGAGGCTGGGAAAGGCGCTCAAGGAAGCGCTGGCCCACTCCAAGTTGAGGGGATCCAAATAGAAGGTGTCGAGGATCTTGCGGCCCAGCCGGGTGGCACCGTAGAGCGTCTCCAGCCAGCGGCGGTCCCGGGGCAGGGCCCGGATGCGCCGATGGGGTACCGGCGCCGGGCCGCGGCAGAAGAGGGTGACCTGGAAGTCCGGGCGGGCGTCGAGGGCGGCACAGAGATCCACCACAAAGGCCTCGGCGCCGCGGCGGAAGACGCCCACCCCGGGCATCACCGCTGCCACCTGAATGGGG
Encoded proteins:
- a CDS encoding glycosyltransferase, which gives rise to MKDPAAAIPGAPIRVAPIQVAAVMPGVGVFRRGAEAFVVDLCAALDARPDFQVTLFCRGPAPVPHRRIRALPRDRRWLETLYGATRLGRKILDTFYLDPLNLEWASASLSAFPSLWRGGYDVVIMEGGLVGAWLCRLLRRLKGIPFVDIAHGNSPRWEGAFARQHPDRVVCFTDAAAAMIRERAPRAAIQVIPHGVDLQLFQPGVPPAPAVAELGLSRPIVLAAGAVDEHKRFHLAAEAVARLSQPHEHASLVVLGDGPAASELDRHARALLGEGRYHRTSVPREEMPAWYAAADAFTLPSLTEAFGLVYLEAMACGIPCVATDDAVRRSVLGNVGEVCPVEDSDRYARALEGVLAEDWGQRPRRRAEEFSFATTAGAYAALLEELARGRESGGRAAQP